The Bradysia coprophila strain Holo2 chromosome IV unlocalized genomic scaffold, BU_Bcop_v1 contig_81, whole genome shotgun sequence genome has a window encoding:
- the LOC119072244 gene encoding golgin subfamily A member 1 isoform X1 — protein sequence MFATLKNKIKEETGNEVPHLPVRTAQNRYQRGTLDSTSSVSIESLSMFEQKEAELSALRAQFNDINCKYNDLSKRYNILQDDMERLEKANELLEESVKVSQVQKELIYDEQDKIQNLQAQEIAKLKNLLNFREQEALDRLTVIKQTQQQLDHVKSENKQLREMEAQREEIEDELERLRHASQMETNNYKTNMACLEEQNRHLLSKLNVLEEARFNFTSNISNDEKVNALIQERKFLEQRLEEAHIQLSDIKSNWSAQNLALETQVSRLSRQVAAEATEKRKAITSQDAHIEKVKELEFQLETFQSEITQRDNKIKLLEEEIDDLSGTLRDIRIENEEEITFMRSKVKQCEQETTDLKTRLTASDDRLNDHIEKSEVLVRTLRSQIAESKDECSAMSNIVEDEKKERATILLQNAEISQELSILKQELKSESAEVTELSETNQKLQQSLHECETELSALRSRNEQLEVIASEQKSKTEIIDELNKDLSEKNKSIKLLKQRLADFKKTLQNEFKGSVNHTTSCLDDNPSETNHSDGKTVSISEKVDKPTNHCTDTATKNRSVVMDEVNFKYLKHVILKFLTSREVEARHLIRAVGTLLQLSQDEEKLLHDTLSFRMSWFGTRPESKLHNFI from the exons atgtttgccacattaaagaataaaatcaaagaGGAGACGGGAAATGAAGTTCCTCATCTGCCAGTTCGGACGGCACAAAATCGAtatcaacgtggtacgttagACTCAACAAGTAGTGTGTCCATCGAAAGTTTATCCATGTTTGAACAG AAAGAAGCCGAGCTGTCTGCACTACGAGCGCAATTCAACGATATCAATTGTAAATACAATGACTTATCCAAACGGTACAACATTTTGCAGGACGACATGGAACGACTAGAAAAGGCGAATGAACTGTTGGAGGAGAGTGTTAAAGTTTCACAAG TACAAAAAGAGCTCATTTATGACGAACAGGACAAGATCCAAAATTTGCAGGCCCAGGAGATagcaaaacttaaaaatttacttaattttcGTGAACAG GAGGCCCTAGATCGTCTTACAGTAATCAAGCAAACTCAGCAGCAACTGGATCACGTGAAGTCAGAAAACAAACAACTGCGGGAGATGGAAGCACAGAGGGAGGAAATCGAG GATGAATTGGAACGACTTCGTCACGCCAGTCAGATGGAAACGAATAATTACAAAACGAACATGGCTTGCCTGGAAGAACAGAATCGCCATCTACTGAGTAAGCTGAATGTGCTGGAAGAGGCTCGCTTCAATTTTACGTCTAACATCAGCAACGACGAAAAGGTGAACGCACTCATACAGGAACGAAAGTTCTTGGAACAGCGATTGGAAGAAGCACACATTCAATTATCGGACATAAAGAGCAACTGGAGTGCTCAGAATTTGGCACTGGAAACTCAG GTAAGTCGCTTATCGCGACAAGTGGCCGCCGAAGCAACGGAAAAACGAAAAGCCATCACATCCCAAGACGCTCAtatcgaaaaagtgaaagaactCGAATTTCAATTAGAAACATTCCAAAGTGAGATCACCCAACGTGATAACAAG ATAAAATTGCTGGAAGAGGAAATCGATGATTTGAGTGGAACGCTCCGTGACATTCGGATTGAAAACGAGGAAGAAATTACGTTTATGAGAAGCAAAGTT AAACAATGTGAACAAGAAACAACAGATCTAAAAACGCGACTAACCGCATCCGATGATAGACTAAACGATcacatcgaaaaatccgaagTGCTTGTCAGAACGCTTAGGAGTCAGATAGCTGAGTCGAAGGATGAGTGCAGTGCTATGAGTAACATAGTGGAAGA TGAGAAAAAGGAAAGAGCGACGATTTTACTGCAAAACGCCGAAATATCGCAGGAGCTGTCAATTTTGAAACAGGAGCTAAAAAGTGAATCGGCTGAAGTAACCGAACTGAGtgaaacaaatcaaaagcTGCAACAGTCACTGCATGAGTG TGAAACCGAACTATCTGCATTACGTAGCAGAAATGAACAACTGGAGGTGATAGCTAGcgaacaaaaatcaaaaaccgaaatcaTTGACGAATTGAACAAAGATTTATCGGAAAAgaacaaa TCAATAAAACTGTTGAAGCAACGTTTGGCTGACTTCAAAAAGACGCTGCAAAACGAATTCAAGGGTAGTGTGAACCATACCACCAGTTGCCTTGATGATAATCCGAGCGAAACAAACCATTCGGATGGAAAAACTGTGTCGATATCAGAAAAGGTGGACAAACCGACGAATCACTGTACCGATACCGCTACCAAAAATCGATCGGTTGTTATGGACGAAGTTAACTTTAAGTACTTAAAGCATGTGATACTGAAATTTCTGACCAGTCGAGAG GTTGAAGCACGCCATTTAATACGAGCGGTCGGAACACTGCTTCAGTTAAGCCAAGATGAGGAGAAATTGCTACATGATACGCTTAGCTTCCGAATGAGTTGGTTCGGCACGCGGCCAGAGTCAAAGCTTCACAATTTTATCTAA
- the LOC119072244 gene encoding golgin subfamily A member 1 isoform X2, with translation MFATLKNKIKEETGNEVPHLPVRTAQNRYQRGTLDSTSSVSIESLSMFEQKEAELSALRAQFNDINCKYNDLSKRYNILQDDMERLEKANELLEESVKVSQVQKELIYDEQDKIQNLQAQEIAKLKNLLNFREQEALDRLTVIKQTQQQLDHVKSENKQLREMEAQREEIEDELERLRHASQMETNNYKTNMACLEEQNRHLLSKLNVLEEARFNFTSNISNDEKVNALIQERKFLEQRLEEAHIQLSDIKSNWSAQNLALETQKQCEQETTDLKTRLTASDDRLNDHIEKSEVLVRTLRSQIAESKDECSAMSNIVEDEKKERATILLQNAEISQELSILKQELKSESAEVTELSETNQKLQQSLHECETELSALRSRNEQLEVIASEQKSKTEIIDELNKDLSEKNKSIKLLKQRLADFKKTLQNEFKGSVNHTTSCLDDNPSETNHSDGKTVSISEKVDKPTNHCTDTATKNRSVVMDEVNFKYLKHVILKFLTSREVEARHLIRAVGTLLQLSQDEEKLLHDTLSFRMSWFGTRPESKLHNFI, from the exons atgtttgccacattaaagaataaaatcaaagaGGAGACGGGAAATGAAGTTCCTCATCTGCCAGTTCGGACGGCACAAAATCGAtatcaacgtggtacgttagACTCAACAAGTAGTGTGTCCATCGAAAGTTTATCCATGTTTGAACAG AAAGAAGCCGAGCTGTCTGCACTACGAGCGCAATTCAACGATATCAATTGTAAATACAATGACTTATCCAAACGGTACAACATTTTGCAGGACGACATGGAACGACTAGAAAAGGCGAATGAACTGTTGGAGGAGAGTGTTAAAGTTTCACAAG TACAAAAAGAGCTCATTTATGACGAACAGGACAAGATCCAAAATTTGCAGGCCCAGGAGATagcaaaacttaaaaatttacttaattttcGTGAACAG GAGGCCCTAGATCGTCTTACAGTAATCAAGCAAACTCAGCAGCAACTGGATCACGTGAAGTCAGAAAACAAACAACTGCGGGAGATGGAAGCACAGAGGGAGGAAATCGAG GATGAATTGGAACGACTTCGTCACGCCAGTCAGATGGAAACGAATAATTACAAAACGAACATGGCTTGCCTGGAAGAACAGAATCGCCATCTACTGAGTAAGCTGAATGTGCTGGAAGAGGCTCGCTTCAATTTTACGTCTAACATCAGCAACGACGAAAAGGTGAACGCACTCATACAGGAACGAAAGTTCTTGGAACAGCGATTGGAAGAAGCACACATTCAATTATCGGACATAAAGAGCAACTGGAGTGCTCAGAATTTGGCACTGGAAACTCAG AAACAATGTGAACAAGAAACAACAGATCTAAAAACGCGACTAACCGCATCCGATGATAGACTAAACGATcacatcgaaaaatccgaagTGCTTGTCAGAACGCTTAGGAGTCAGATAGCTGAGTCGAAGGATGAGTGCAGTGCTATGAGTAACATAGTGGAAGA TGAGAAAAAGGAAAGAGCGACGATTTTACTGCAAAACGCCGAAATATCGCAGGAGCTGTCAATTTTGAAACAGGAGCTAAAAAGTGAATCGGCTGAAGTAACCGAACTGAGtgaaacaaatcaaaagcTGCAACAGTCACTGCATGAGTG TGAAACCGAACTATCTGCATTACGTAGCAGAAATGAACAACTGGAGGTGATAGCTAGcgaacaaaaatcaaaaaccgaaatcaTTGACGAATTGAACAAAGATTTATCGGAAAAgaacaaa TCAATAAAACTGTTGAAGCAACGTTTGGCTGACTTCAAAAAGACGCTGCAAAACGAATTCAAGGGTAGTGTGAACCATACCACCAGTTGCCTTGATGATAATCCGAGCGAAACAAACCATTCGGATGGAAAAACTGTGTCGATATCAGAAAAGGTGGACAAACCGACGAATCACTGTACCGATACCGCTACCAAAAATCGATCGGTTGTTATGGACGAAGTTAACTTTAAGTACTTAAAGCATGTGATACTGAAATTTCTGACCAGTCGAGAG GTTGAAGCACGCCATTTAATACGAGCGGTCGGAACACTGCTTCAGTTAAGCCAAGATGAGGAGAAATTGCTACATGATACGCTTAGCTTCCGAATGAGTTGGTTCGGCACGCGGCCAGAGTCAAAGCTTCACAATTTTATCTAA
- the LOC119072144 gene encoding serum response factor-binding protein 1-like, producing the protein MKTTKIALCLLVLYQVLSLTTAIPRPEDPPKKDPPKKDPPEEKPGAEEPGAEEPGAEEPGAEEPGAEEPGAEEPGAEEPGAEEPGAEEPGAEEPGAEEPGAEEPGAEEPGAEEPGAEKPGAEEPGAEKPGAEEPGAEEPGAGGNGAE; encoded by the exons AtgaaaactacgaaaattgCACTATGCCTGCTAGTACTGTACCAG GTGCTAAGCTTAACGACCGCTATTCCGCGACCTGAGGATCCACCAAAGAAAGATCCACCAAAGAAAGATCCACCAGAAGAAAAACCCGGAGCAGAAGAACCTGGAGCAGAAGAACCAGGAGCAGAAGAACCTGGAGCAGAAGAACCTGGAGCAGAAGAACCTGGAGCAGAAGAACCTGGAGCAGAAGAACCTGGAGCAGAAGAACCTGGAGCAGAAGAACCTGGAGCAGAAGAACCTGGAGCAGAAGAACCAGGAGCAGAAGAACCAGGAGCAGAAGAACCAGGAGCAGAAGAACCTGGAGCAGAAAAACCAGGAGCAGAAGAACCTGGAGCAGAAAAACCAGGAGCAGAAGAACCCGGAGCAGAAGAACCTGGAGCAGGAGGTAATGGAGCAGAATAA
- the LOC119072247 gene encoding 3,4-dihydroxyphenylacetaldehyde synthase 2-like — protein sequence MNADEFREFGRATIDFIADYLENIRDRPVLPSVSPGYLHKLIPEELPEQPEDWKRVMEDIERVIMPGMTHWQSPNFHAFYPAPTSYPSIIGEMISAAFGTVGFSWICSPAHTELEVIMMDWLGRFLGLPDAFLKSSSKCGGGVIQGAASEAILIAVLTAREQAVQRFQKKYPDLTESEIRGKLVAYSSDQSNSAIEKAGKLAAVPMKLIKADGNNRLTGKLLKAAIDEDLANGKFPVICVATFGTTGTCSFDNVSEIGPVCQENDVWLHIDAAYAGAALCCPENRSMMLGIEWADSFNFNLHKWMMVNFDCCAMWFKNSNAVVDAFTVHRIYLDHKHQGASDRAPDFRHWSINLGRRFRSMKVWIVLRTMGAEKLRAHIRGQIGLAQMFENLVRSDPRFEIVCERTLALVCFRLKGDCSLTKKLLERITARKQLYMIHATFNDKLMIRFVICGHNPNENDMLFAWNEIKSQADILFSSVDEVTEKLASKCTISPLNIVEKSTKFSSYIGEIQKEVEKVK from the exons ATGAATGCTGATGAGTTTCGAGAATTTGGTCGTGCTACTATCGATTTTATAGCGGATTATCTAGAAAATATTCGCGACAG ACCTGTGCTTCCCTCCGTTTCTCCTGGCTATCTCCACAAACTAATACCAGAGGAACTTCCTGAACAACCAGAAGACTGGAAACGTGTTATGGAAGATATTGAACGAGTTATAATGCCTGGAATGACACACTG GCAGTCACCcaattttcatgcattttatCCAGCACCGACGTCTTACCCATCCATCATAG GAGAGATGATCTCAGCCGCTTTTGGCACAGTTGGTTTTAGTTGGATTTGTAGTCCTGCCCACACCGAATTGGAAGTTATTATGATGGATTGGTTGGGCCGATTTTTAGGATTACCGGACGCTTTTTTAAAATCATCCAGTAAATGTGGTGGGGGCGTAATTCAAGGAGCTGCAAGCGAAGCGATTTTGATTGCTGTATTAACTGCACGCGAACAGGCAGTTCAAAGATTTCAGAAAAAGTATCCGGATCTTAcagaaagtgaaattcgagGAAAATTGGTTGCATACTCTAGCGATCAGAGTAATAGTGCAATAGaaaaagctggaaaattagcCGCCGTTCCAATGAAACTCATCAAAGCTGATGGCAACAATAGATTGACTGGGAAATTGTTAAAAGCGGCAATTGACGAGGATTTGGCGAATGGAAAATTTCCGGTTATTTGTGTAGCGACCTTTGGCACAACGGGCACTTGTTCGTTTGATAACGTTTCCGAAATCGGACCAGTTTGCCAGGAAAACGATGTGTGGCTACATATTGATGCCGCATACGCCGGAGCTGCTTTATGTTGCCCGGAAAACCGATCAATGATGTTGGGCATTGAATGGGCTGATTCGTTCAACTTTAATTTACACAAATGGATGATGGTCAATTTTGACTGTTGCGCTATGTGGTTCAAGAACTCCAATGCTGTTGTGGATGCATTTACAGTACATCGTATCTATTTGGACCATAAGCATCAGGGAGCATCAGATCGAGCGCCGGATTTTCGCCATTGGTCGATCAATTTGGGTAGAAGATTTCGATCGATGAAGGTGTGGATTGTACTGAGAACGATGGGAGCTGAAAAATTGAGAGCACACATCAGAGGACAAATCGGATTGGCGCagatgtttgaaaatttagtaAGGAGTGATCCGCGCTTCGAAATTGTCTGTGAACGGACATTGGCATTGGTATGCTTTCGGTTGAAAGGTGATTGTAGTTTAACGAAGAAATTATTGGAGCGAATTACCGCTAGGAAACAGTTGTACATGATTCATGCCACATTTAACGATAAATTAATGATTCGATTTGTGATTTGCGGCCATAATCCGAATGAGAATGACATGTTGTTTGCATGGAATGAAATCAAGAGTCAGGCGGATATACTATTTAGTTCTGTAGATGAAGTGACCGAAAAATTGGCCAGCAAATGTACAATAAGCCCGTTGAATATCGTTGAaaagtcaacaaaattttcgtcTTACATTGGAGAAATCCAGAAAGaagttgaaaaagtaaaataa
- the LOC119072249 gene encoding probable 26S proteasome non-ATPase regulatory subunit 3, protein MGGQSEIQDVEMENADGVVDDPETQKKDADLLSVQEIRDHVRQIEKAVVSKEPRFILRVLRSLPNTRRKMNAIVLRSLVNNLYPAGPEKDVMLSFVDPIAAAEPEVARGRIVTKSPLPEVDAYLNLLILVLLIDNNQLQKAQQCTDILMKKTVSQNRRTLDLIAAKSYFYHSRVAELNGSLENIRNFLHSRLRTATLRNDFEGQAVIINCLLRNYLHYSLYDQADKLIKKSVFPETASNNEWARFLYYLGRIKGAKLEYSVAHKHLVQALRKAPQNAAIGFRQTVQKLIIVVELLLGNIPERQIFRQAPLRRSLAPYFQLTQAVRMGNLQRFGEVLENFSPKFQQDNSYTLIIRLRHNVIKTAIRSIGLSYSRISPQDIAKKLGLDSAEDAEFIVAKAIRDGVIEASLDPEKGYMRSKESTDIYSTREPQLAFHQRISFCLDLHNQSVKAMRYPPKSYGKDLESAEERREREQQDLELAKEMAEDDDDGF, encoded by the coding sequence ATGGGTGGTCAATCGGAGATTCAGGATGTGGAAATGGAGAATGCAGATGGTGTAGTCGACGATCCAGAAACGCAGAAGAAAGATGCTGATTTGTTGTCAGTTCAAGAGATTCGAGATCACGTCCGACAAATTGAAAAGGCTGTGGTCAGCAAAGAGCCCAGATTCATTTTACGTGTTCTCAGATCATTACCGAACACTCGACGAAAGATGAATGCGATCGTGCTGAGAAGTTTGGTCAATAATCTGTATCCCGCTGGACCGGAAAAGGATGTTATGCTGAGTTTTGTTGATCCAATTGCAGCGGCCGAACCTGAAGTAGCCCGTGGCAGAATCGTTACAAAGAGTCCATTGCCAGAAGTCGACGCCTATTTGAACTTGTTAATTTTGGTGCTGCTAATCGATAACAATCAACTACAAAAAGCCCAGCAGTGCACCGATATATTGATGAAGAAAACGGTTTCGCAGAATCGTCGAACCTTGGATTTAATCGCAGCGAAAAGTTACTTTTATCACTCTCGTGTCGCTGAACTAAATGGAAGCCTCGAAAACATTCGGAATTTCCTTCACTCACGCCTTCGAACAGCTACTTTGAGAAACGATTTCGAAGGCCAGGCGGTCATCATCAACTGCTTGTTGCGCAATTATCTACACTATTCGCTGTACGATCAGGCGGACAAGTTGATTAAAAAATCGGTGTTCCCGGAAACGGCGAGCAACAACGAATGGGCCCGATTCCTCTACTACTTGGGTCGTATCAAAGGCGCCAAACTTGAGTACAGTGTTGCCCATAAACACTTGGTGCAAGCTCTTCGAAAGGCACCACAAAACGCTGCGATTGGATTCCGTCAAACTGTCCAAAAATTGATCATCGTCGTAGAGCTGCTTCTTGGAAATATTCCCGAACGTCAGATATTTAGACAAGCGCCGTTGAGACGATCTCTGGCTCCATACTTTCAGCTAACACAAGCGGTTCGTATGGGCAATTTGCAACGTTTCGGCGAAGTGTTAGAGAATTTCAGTCCCAAGTTTCAACAGGACAACTCCTACACGCTAATTATTCGATTGCGTCACAATGTCATCAAAACGGCCATTCGTTCGATTGGTTTATCGTATTCCCGCATCTCACCGCAAGACATTGCTAAGAAGCTTGGATTGGATTCAGCCGAAGATGCTGAGTTTATTGTGGCCAAAGCAATCCGAGATGGTGTCATTGAAGCATCGTTGGATCCGGAAAAGGGATACATGCGCAGCAAGGAAAGCACCGATATTTACAGTACGCGTGAGCCGCAGCTCGCTTTCCATCAGCGAATATCGTTCTGTTTGGATTTGCACAATCAAAGTGTGAAGGCGATGCGTTACCCGCCCAAGTCGTACGGCAAGGATTTGGAGAGTGCAGAAGAGCGCCGAGAACGTGAACAACAAGACTTGGAATTGGCTAAGGAAATGGCtgaagatgatgatgacggATTCTAA